A stretch of the Chlamydiales bacterium STE3 genome encodes the following:
- a CDS encoding Lipopolysaccharide export system ATP-binding protein LptB (Product derived from UniProtKB/Swiss-Prot:P24693;Gene name derived from UniProtKB/Swiss-Prot:P24693;EC number derived from UniProtKB/Swiss-Prot:P24693), which translates to MSQVCLDVQNLEKSYGGRKVVSGLSFQVMQGEIVGLLGPNGAGKTTSFYMTIGLIRPDKGRVLFNGNDVTNMPIHKRARMGMGYLAQEPSVFRNLTVEENILCFLEGLKLSKIERGYQLESHLNNLNLKHLAKKKAAALSGGERRRLDITRALITCPSFFLLDEPFANIDPISVQEVKHLIHLLSQKNISILITDHNAREIFSVVHRSYLVYDGKVMRSGSVEELVNDQEVRRTYLGESFKL; encoded by the coding sequence ATGAGCCAAGTTTGTTTGGATGTCCAGAATTTAGAAAAGTCTTACGGTGGGCGAAAAGTTGTTTCAGGGCTTTCTTTTCAGGTAATGCAGGGAGAAATTGTAGGTCTTCTCGGTCCCAATGGGGCTGGAAAAACCACATCTTTCTATATGACGATAGGCCTTATCCGCCCAGATAAAGGGAGGGTCTTGTTCAATGGAAATGATGTTACAAATATGCCCATTCACAAAAGAGCAAGAATGGGGATGGGCTATCTTGCTCAGGAGCCATCCGTCTTTCGCAATTTGACTGTTGAAGAAAATATTCTGTGTTTCTTGGAAGGTTTAAAACTTTCAAAAATAGAAAGAGGGTATCAGTTAGAATCGCATCTTAACAATTTGAATTTAAAGCATTTAGCGAAGAAAAAAGCTGCGGCTTTGTCCGGAGGGGAACGCCGTCGCTTAGATATCACAAGGGCTTTAATCACTTGCCCCTCCTTTTTTTTACTAGATGAACCTTTTGCGAATATCGATCCCATCTCCGTACAGGAGGTCAAACACCTGATCCACTTGCTGTCTCAAAAAAATATTAGCATTTTGATCACTGACCATAATGCCAGAGAGATTTTCTCAGTAGTTCATCGTAGTTACCTTGTTTACGATGGTAAAGTCATGCGTTCTGGATCAGTGGAGGAGTTGGTCAATGATCAAGAAGTACGTCGTACCTACCTTGGCGAGAGCTTTAAACTTTAA